A segment of the Corylus avellana chromosome ca2, CavTom2PMs-1.0 genome:
taagcttaaacttttgggttgagtGGTGTATAACATGCTATATTATACACTCATTAAAAGATTCCCCAAGTATCAATACCGTATAAAGGTCACCTTGACTACAAGATGCATATGAGAATCCAATTTGGCCTTAAGCCTTTACACTTCAAATCATAATCCATATCACTTGTGATTCAAATGTGTTGAGCTTAGAAATCCCGTGATTCCTTTCGTGGATAATGGCATGATCCATTGTAAAGCTAGAGGAACAATTTCCTTGTACGCCAATATCTTTTTGGTAATTAACAAGTGCTCCATTTGCTTCTAGAACAATTATCGAGCTAGATAGGAAATAGAGACAACTTTGGGACCCAATATAGCTCATATTGTCGGTGCACTACTCGTGAGCCTATATAAGGGTGACTGAGCGAGTTGAGATATATACATGCAACTTTCTCAAACTTCAAATTAAATGTTGAACGACAATTAAAACTTGAGATTCAAAATTCACTTCCCTATCTATTCTTTGCATTTGTTTTCTCACCAACCCGCAACAGGTAtgtggtttttcctttttttaggTTCTATAAGAGCTACCATGCACCTGCCATCAATGTATTTATGCAATCCTTGTGTATGTGTTTATAGTTTGTCCATAAAGTTCGTCTTCACCATTGtcatttttattcaaaattatttagTCTTTGTGTGGATACAATTATTCTAATAGAAAAGCAATTTCCAAACTTTGATTTACACATATTAATTGATCTGCTATATTAACAAATTATTAGTGACGTGCGAATCTTGATACGTCACTAATTAATGATGTGTcactgttcacacgtcactaattaatGACATGTGGATATTAACAcgtaactgaatttttttttttaaaattttagtagTGACGTTTTACTCCTTGACACGTCACTATTTGGTGACGTTTTGAAAACCAAGGTACTGTAGACATGTTACTAAATCctgaatttttttgtagtgaactCTAGTTAATTACCAACTATTATATTGAGTGTATTTATGTTCAAGTGTCATAAATTGTCGTTCAAAATAGCAGAATATAAATCTATACACTTAAAAACTAACACTTAAGACTTGTGATGTTGAACAAGGtgaaagaaaggagaaagaaaattaagcaaTCAAAGGAAGGATATGTTTAGCCACATCTTTACCGTAGTGAATGAGAAATTTGACGAATGGAACATCCAGTTTTTTGTTCTATCGAGTCTCCTACTACAGGCCATTCTAATTCTGGTTTGCACCATTCAGAAAGAGAACAGAAAGTTGGAAGGTACTATTGTTGATCTGGTCAACCTATATACTGGCCATTTGGACCAGTAACTTTACAGTGGGACTTATTTCCAATggtaaaaaaattccaaaacctCATGATTGCTCTGGCATTCTGGCGTTTTGGGCTCCCTTTCTTCTGTTACACCTTGGTGGTCCAGATACCATAACTGCTGTTTCTTTGGAGGATAATGCCCTCTGGCTAAGGCAGCTGGTTGGGCTCCTAGCCCAGTCCGTTCTCTTCGTCCAATCCTTCAGCCGATAGGCCCAATACCAACCCAGAAACAAGTTATGGCTCCCTACTTTCCTTCTGTTTCTCGCTGGAACCATCAAGTATGGTGAGCGAACACGTGCTTTATATCGGGCAAACCTGAAAAACTTCCGGAAATCAAATCTAACAGCACCGGACCCAGGGCCTAACTATGCAAAGCTCATGGAGGAATACGCTTCGAAGAGAGAGGCCAGCCTCCCAACTCAAATAGAGTTGATACGAGAACCTAATCAAGAATCCAAGACTTCACGTTACCCAGTCGAAGAAGGCAGGCGGGGTGATCTTGCGGCGGTGAAGCATGCTTATCACTTCTTCAAAATCTTCCAGGGTCTCGTTGTGGATATCATCTTTAGTTTCTTTAGTTTCCGGGAGCGCGAAGAGAGCCGGCTATTTTTCCAGAACAGAGACTCAGAGGATGCCTTTCAAGTGCTAGCTATTGAATTCAACTTCTTCTACGAACTTCTCTACACCAAAGTTATTGTACTGCATTTGAAGTTTGGATACTTTGTTCGATTTACATCGTGGTGTGCTCTTGTGGCAGCCATTTTAACCTTCTATTCAatagataagaatgattttcgcAAGATTGACGTTGGAATTACATATACCTTGCTCTTTGGTGCCATATTCTTGGATACAATTGCTCTGTTTATGATGGCTTTCTCTGATTGGGTTGCCGCTGCCATCCAGTTGTCATCCAGCCAAAATAAGTACATAGTAGCTGTAAAGAAATGGTTCCTCCTAAAAGCTGTAAAGAAATGGTTCCTCTTTCTCCTCCGAAACTATCTCAAGCTCAAGAGGATAAACTGGCCGCAGACAGCAGATACAAGTCGCTATATATGGACGGgctggacaaatcctattccagAGGTGGTCTGAATCTCTACGTCAATACAACTTGATACATTATTATTTGAAAGAACGTCGTCGAAAGATTAATGATTTTGTCCGTAAATTGATTGATTTCTTTGAGCGATGGGACCCTGAGGATTTCTTTAAGAATATGTATGAAAAGAGGACGTATGTGTCCAAGACACGATTTACAAAACTGCTATGGGATTTCATCTTTAAcgtgctgaaaaaaaaaaattcttattttctaGAAGATCCCGAGTCTGACATTACGAAGAGGATATATTCAACTCGAGGAGAATGGGTTCTCCAGAATGCTGATCTTCTTGAGAGTAGCAAGTTGAAGTTGATGCATTATAGAGTCGACGTAAAATTTGATCAGAGCCTTATATTATGGCATGTTGCTACAGAACTCTGCTTCcagaaggagaaggaggagaTTCATGAAGACAGTAGTAGTGATCATCGTCAATTTTGTATAGAAATGTCTGATTATATGTTATATCTTCTAGTTATGCAGCCCACAATGATGTCTGCTGAAGCACGTATTAGCGAAATAAGATTCCGCGATACCTGTGCCGAGGCCACACACTTCTTTCATAGAAAGCTCGACGACCATGGATAAGAGCAATTTTATCAAGAGCATAAAGAGGCATGTGCTAGAATCCTTGAAGGAAATACTGAAGTGGAACCTGTTGCTGTGAGGGGAGACAAAAGCAAATCTGTGTTGTTTGATGCATGTATTCTCGCAAAAGAGCTACTAAAGTTGCAGGAGGAGCAAAGATGGGGTGTAATCAGTGAAGTGTGGGTGGAAATGTGTTAAGGCATGTGACTTAAAGCCATCAAGCATGTGCTTGTGGGACCCAATCGGTTTATTGTCCTACAAAggcttggaattggttttccttttttgggtcaACTATGACTCCTTGCCTTGCACGGACTTGGAGTTGTTTCTCTTTGCCAAAATTGAATTCCTTCTCCTAGTTGTATTGGTGTCTTGCACAACCGACTTATGACACTATAAAAGGACTTGCTACGTCCTTGTGAAGTGTGCCAAGCCATATTGCTTCATAAGTGTACTAAATTGTGAGCAccaaaaggaggagaaaatagagaatttgagagaaggaggtacaagggatgccacggtgttttcttcttggtggtttttggaggagccaaaaacaagtaatTAGAAGAAAAGTTGCCGCAAAGTGAGAGAAGataatagagatcagccgctaTCTGTTCCAACAAAATAAGAGTTTGTatatctgtcttttgtattctattttgggaataatctctcttgtgtgatagtgagatttggatgtgttggggctttgggatctgagtgattttctctctactatttttgtactccatcttttgatagtagattttctctgggtcgtctctgctagtggatgtaggcttgttaagccgaaccacttaaatctttgtgtcgtgtgtgattgcttatctttgttattccgcattcttcttatctTTCGCaactcacgggtcttgggaaataagATTAATTTCCTAATAACTGGTATTATAGCTTTTGattcgagtgggagcgatggcaggtgaagaaggaaagataggAATCGAGAagttcgacggcaaagattttgggttttggaaggtacagatcaaagatattctttatgggaagaaTCTTCaccaacctcttttggaagaacaacccaaTGACATGGATGATAGCAAGTGGCTTTGCTTGATcataaagccctagcagttatcaggttatcactgtcaaaatcagttgcacacaacgttgtaaaggagaagaccacagcaGGTGGCTTTATCAAGTATGTATGAAAAaccgtcggctaacaacaaggtgcatttgatgaagaaattgttcaacctaaagatggcagAAGAGGCTTCAGtagcacatcatctcaatgagttcaacactatcgcaaatcaattgtcctcggtgaaaattgattttgatgatgatgttcgcgcattgatcgtcttggcatctttgccaaatagctgggaagcagtgaggatggctgtgagtaactctgtaggaaagagtaaactgagctatgaagacgtcagggatttgattctcagtaaagaggttcgcagaaaagATGCGGGTGAAACCTCTTGTTCTGATGCTGCTTTAAATCTCaagactcggggcagaggacaagacagAAACTCTGGTCAAAGCAGATCAAATttcagaaaagggagaagcaaatccaGATTCGgacaacaacctgagtgttggaactgtggcaagactagtcactacaagaagaattatagggaactgcggaaggagactgagaatgattatgcaaacgtagtgacagaagaagtatatgatgccctacttctctctattgacagtccccttgattcttgggtcttagactcaggagtatcttttcatacgataGTGATtcgtgaaattctcgagaactatgttggtggagattttgaGAAGATGTATTTGGCTGACAGAACGGCGTtggatgttgtgggcctaggcgatgttcgcattagagttcacagtgactcggtatggaagctacagaaggtcaggcatgttccggagctgaagaagaatctgatttcagtgggacagcttgatgagggaagggcattcaattcatttccacggtggaaagtggaaggtcagcaagggagccatgattttggctcgtggtcataaaaCGGGTACCCTCTATATGACGACGAATAACAAGGATACAGTTGTTGTTGCAGATACGGGTGCTAACTCAAAACTATGGcccctaaggcttgggcacatgagcgagaaagagatgaaggtacttatgtcaaaagaGAAACTACCGAagttgaagtcagttgagtctgatttgtgtgaaggctgcatcctatgGAAGCATAAGAAGGTGAGTTTCAtggaagttggcaaagcacctaagcttggaaagatGGAGCTAGTACACatggatttgtggggtcccgcaccactGGCATcgcttggaggctcgcggtattacatcacatttattgatgactcaagaagcaaggtatgggtttatttcttgaaaagtaaatttgatgtatttgagacttttaagaaatggaagaccatggttgagactgaaatgggcttgaagctcaagcgtttgagattAGAGAATGGAGAAGAATACGAAGACATGGGGTTAAACAGTTTtgcgcagtgaatgggattagaatggagaaaactatcccggGAACGCAgcagcagaatggcgtggctgagtgcatgaaTCGGACTCTCAATGAGCATGCTAggagtatgaggttgcatgctgggttaccaaagactttctggatTGATGCGGTGAGCACTGCTGCATATCTGATGaatagggggtcttccgttcccctgagccatagactactGAAAGAAGTCTGAAGtgaaaaagaggtaaatctttcacatctaaaagttttttgttgtgcttcgtatgtccatgttgagtctgatgctatgagtaaactaaatggtaaatctagtaagtgtttcttcattggatatgaagatgaggccttcggttatcgattttgggatgatcaaaatcgaaagatcattagaagtcagaatgtgacttttaatgagtgtgctatgtataAGGATGGatcaagtgcagaacctgaagttacagagcaggaACCGAAGAAATTTGagttgttaacttagatgagctttctgaaagtacagtgcagaaagagaaacaattcgtggaggtggagcttgatgaacattGTTCACTCACAAATGAATGTAAAGacagagaatcttcaagagacttacagcaccgggaagagtattctttagcaagaggcaaagagaaacgtaATCGAAAAGCAACCAAGAGGTATGGGTTGAGGATacggtttcttttgctctgacagctagtagtggagatccatcgtctGTTCAAGATGGTATACTgaaagaggtggagttactACGGAAAGGTAAAACTTGGGAATCAGTAGgattacccaagggaaagaaggctaaagggtgcagatgggtctataggaagaaagagtcatcagCGAAAGCTGTATGGTCGACGGGACTaatagggaggcatggtgtaatgtctaaatcaagtcttatgctcaagttcaagaagCGTTTGGACTTGAGTGAtacttgtggagtgtgattgcTCTTAAgggctgaggcggagacatcCGGAGGAGACACGTTTTGTTAGACTTGATGggtttcaagtcaaggtggagattgttaaggCATGTGACTTAAAGCCATCAAGCATGTGCTTGTGGGACCCAATCGGTTTATTGTCCTACAAAgccttggaattggttttccttttttgggtcaACTTTGACTCCTTGCCTTGCACGGACTTGGAGTTGTTTCTCTTTATCAAAATTGAATTCCTTCTCCTAGTTGTATTGGTGTCTTGCACAATCGACTTATGACACTATAAAAGGACTTGCTACGTCCTTGTGAAGTGTGCCAAGCCATATTGCTTCATAAGTGTACTAAATTGTGAGcaccaaaaagagaaaagagagaatttgagagaatgaGGTACAAGGGCTGCCACgatgttttcttcttggtggtttttggaggagccaaaaacaagtgattagaagaaaaggTTCTgcaaagtaagagaagaaaatagagatcagccgccatctgttccaacaaaagaagagtttgtatatCTGTCTTTTgcattctattttgggaataatctctcttgtgtgataatgagatttgggtgtattggggctttgggatctgagtgattttctctctactatttttgtactccatcttttgatagtgaattttctctgggtcgtctccgcTAATGGatataggcttgttaagccgaaccacttaaatctttgtgtcgtgtgtgatttaatatatttgttattccgcattcttcttatttttcgcatctcacgggtcttgagaaataggattaatttcctaacaaaatgtTGTCTTATGCTGCAAGACATTGCAAACCCAATGTTCATGCTGCTCAACTAAACAGAGGAGGAGAGCTTATCACCTTTGTTTGGTTATTAATGGCTCATTTGGCTTAGGAGATCAGCTCCAATGAAATACCAACGATGTAAGAGCAAAATCGATTGTGGGTATATAAATTGAATAAGCTAGTAGTCAATCCAATGGTTTAGCAAGGCAATTATCGGGATGGTGGTAcccaatataaattaaaagttaaagaTGAGCTAtcaaaaataattgttaaaattCAGTGGCTACATGTCCCCTGAATGTGCAATGGAAGGTCAATTTTCAAAGAAATCAGATGTCTTCAGCTTTGGAGTGTTGTTACTGGAAATAGTTAGTGGAAGAAGGAACAACAGCTTTTATGATGATGAGCATGCCATGAACCTTCTAGGATTTGTAAGTCTCCCTTTATCTCATTtcctcatatatttttttttttttaaaaaaaaagattttcatcGCTTGTTTCTTATGAGTTTTAGTATTGACGTGCGTTAAGAATTTGAATCTTGTTTTCATGTTTCCAACAATGGAAAATGTGGAATGCAGACAACATTGTGGCATTAATAAACCCGATGATACGCAAAGCCTGCTTTGAAATAGATATTTTGAGATGCATACAAGTCGGGCTGCTGTGTGTTCAAGAATTTGCTAAAGATAGGACATCCGTATCCATTGTTATTTCCATGCCTAAAAGTGAGATTATTGATCTGCCTCTTCCAAAGCAACCTGCATTCATCGATAAGCAGATTGCCCCAGATGCTGACTCCTCTCAGCACAACCTAAGTAAATGCTTCGTTAACAATGTTACTGGTGCAATGGTTCAAGGCTGATAATTagtatgtattattttttttcaaaaaaaaagaaaataattttatggtTATACATGTTAAAAGACTTTTAGCACAACTGAGACATTTGTCAAAGATATATGTTATGAATCTTGTGGTTATTCAAATTTACCATAGTTCTAATATCCATTctgtttgagaaatattgataAGACCATGTTATGATCTTAAGTGTACTTGAGGATTGAACTTTGAACAAGACTCCCACCCCAAATAGATTCAACCTTTTGTTCAAGAACAAATTAGAATGAAAAtcttattcttaatttttgtagAAAGTTTGTAGGATTTTGCATATGGAactaaaagttttttaaaattaaaattacttgTTACACAAATAAtagaattctctcaatttcaagtaaaatgaaaataaaccATTTCATAGTTCggattaaattttacatttgtAGTCATTGTGTACAcaattaaatacaacaaaataaaacctaatAAGTAAAATGGTTTCTCAATTTAAAGTGGGGAGATCCTTTTTTCTACTCAAGTAATGTTACTCGTCAatcttcacactcatttattacatttattttacatcGACGGACTGAAGTATGTATTTTAAGTGGCTGATATAAAAAGTCACTTAGGTTATGAATATGTGTGAATCGTCCAATTAATAAGTCCGTCGATATGCAAAAAGTGTAAATAGGTATAGCGCATTACTCATGGTCAAGTGGAAAATTGAAGCGTCCAAAACGTTTGTATCTTTGAATGATAAGAAGTCTAAACATTGAACTCTTGGTAGAAATATCTGTCCATAAAAATTACGTACGAAGACGAGAAGCAATGAGTCAATAGAATACAAAAAGGTAATAAAATTTAGATATGCTCTTGGTCAAGGAGCTGCAACAGCCTTTGCAATTGATATTGAAGAGGCTGTGCATACAAAGGAGAAGTGAAGCAAGATTCCTTGAGAAGGAGACAACAGGTAACTCTGAGGTTAATTAGGGACACATCTTTAGTTTTACAACCATCGGCGTAGACTTATTTACATGGTTGTGGAGATTCTTTTGGTTTTAATAAGAGCTTCTTAGGGCTCTTGTGGCATGATACTGGAATGACTTGTATTGTTGCAGTTGGTGAAGTATCTtcttaaagtgcatgaaaagtGGGAACAGAGAGGCAGAtctaaaaatctcaaaaaaaaaaaaaacttctcttTTTCGTATTTTCTCTTCTCTGCTTAATATCCGCCCTATTGACGTCCTGTTCACTTCATTTGCCATCTGCATGTACTTGAACCTTAGTTTCTCCTCTTAGATGTAGTAAATCTGTATAATTTGAAACTGTTCTTGTTTCTATAAATCTAAATTCTTAGTTCATTTTATTGTTGTCTTGGTTTTAGTTTATTTGATAGGAAGTCTTGTGCCATAATttgagctttttgtttttttagttgaaaGTGGTTATTTGTGGGCGATTCCTAGAAGGCCTGAGTCAGACTA
Coding sequences within it:
- the LOC132169972 gene encoding G-type lectin S-receptor-like serine/threonine-protein kinase SD1-13, with translation MSPECAMEGQFSKKSDVFSFGVLLLEIVSGRRNNSFYDDEHAMNLLGFVNNIVALINPMIRKACFEIDILRCIQVGLLCVQEFAKDRTSVSIVISMPKSEIIDLPLPKQPAFIDKQIAPDADSSQHNLSKCFVNNVTGAMVQG